The following proteins are co-located in the Burkholderia sp. HI2500 genome:
- the rnpA gene encoding ribonuclease P protein component, protein MSAVRSPAEGAVEPGANPSQTKAAFPKAARLLKTDEFSSVFRLRPWRRSAHFVIYGKPTGQPARLGLVVGKKYAPRAVTRNLVKRLARDAFRLRRAEFAGYDLLLRQHTRFDKKALPSAASAPLAAMCAAEIRELLDRAVREIARRASKPASE, encoded by the coding sequence CGGAAGGTGCCGTCGAGCCGGGTGCGAATCCGTCGCAGACGAAAGCCGCCTTCCCGAAAGCTGCGCGACTTCTGAAAACGGATGAATTTTCATCCGTTTTTCGTTTGCGCCCCTGGCGGCGCTCCGCGCACTTCGTGATTTACGGCAAGCCGACCGGTCAGCCCGCGCGTTTGGGGCTCGTCGTCGGCAAGAAGTATGCGCCGCGTGCGGTTACCCGTAACCTCGTGAAGCGGCTGGCGCGCGATGCGTTTCGCCTGCGCCGGGCCGAATTCGCCGGTTACGACCTGCTGCTGCGGCAGCACACGCGCTTCGACAAGAAAGCGCTGCCGAGCGCGGCTTCCGCCCCGCTCGCGGCGATGTGCGCGGCCGAGATTCGCGAACTGCTCGACAGGGCAGTCCGGGAGATCGCCCGCCGTGCGTCGAAGCCCGCGTCCGAGTGA